TGGGGTGCTCGGCTCCCGCGGCGTCCACGATTGTCGAGCGGATGGAGGTCGCGTCGATGTCGACGGCGACGCCGAGCATCCGGTCGGTGCGCACCGCATAGCCGGCGGCATTGGGTCCGCGGCCGGCGGAGACCTCGCCGACCACGTGGATGAGCCCGGCCGTCTCCAGCCGCGAGACCATCTGCGCGGCCGTGGGCTTGGAGAGCCCGGACAGCTCGCCGATCCGGGTGCGCGTCAGCACCCCGTGCTCGAGCAGCAGGGCGAGTGCCGTGCGGTCGTTGGTCTCGCGGAGCCACCCCGGGGTTCCCCGGACGGGTCGGTCGGCCATTGTCATCCCCTCGTCGGAACGATCTGATGGCCAGAATGTATCAGGAAAGTTTCTTTATAGTAAAGAGCCCAGCCCAAAATCACCGAGGGGCACATTGTTGTCACTTCCGGCGTGCGAAAGCGACAACAACGTGCCCCTCGTGGAGTTCAGGTCGGCGTGTGCCGGTCAGACCGCTGAGCGCGCGTGGTCGACGAGGCGGTCGAACGCCGCGTCGAGGTCGGGGTCGAGGCGCTGGCGGGACGCGTCGGCGAGGTACCAGTCGACGATCTCGCCCGCGCCGTGCGCGAAGGTGACGGTGGCCTGGTACTCGGGCACCAGGGCCTTCACCTTGGCGTTGTCGAAGTGCATCGAGTGCGCCTTGTCGCCGAGGAGGCCGGGGCCGAGGTCGGGGATGACGGCGGCGATGGTCTCGCTCGCGACGTGCACGAGCTCGGCCTCCACACCGAGCGCCTCGGCGAGGTAGCAGTAGATCTGGTCCCAGGTCGGCGCCTCGTCCGAGGTGATGTGGAAGGAGTCGCCCACGGCCTCCGGGCGGCCCAGCAGCCCGACGAACGCGACCGCGAAGTCCGTGTTGTGCGTGATCGTCCACCGGCTCGTGCCGTCGCCGTGCACCACGACAGGCGCCCCGCGGCGCATCCGCTCCAGGTCGGTCCAGTGGCCGCTGGTCGGGATC
This genomic stretch from Leifsonia sp. EB41 harbors:
- a CDS encoding SDR family oxidoreductase, encoding MTATRTLFIGGTGVISSACVARALEQGHEVTVVNRGNSDLRPLPDGVEVLHADIREADSVHHVLGERSFDVAAEFLAFTPEHIRTDFDLFEGRVGQYVFISSASAYQTPPARMPVIESTPLRNPFWQYSRDKIACEDLLVEAYRERGFPITIVRPSHTYDRTMIPTSGHWTDLERMRRGAPVVVHGDGTSRWTITHNTDFAVAFVGLLGRPEAVGDSFHITSDEAPTWDQIYCYLAEALGVEAELVHVASETIAAVIPDLGPGLLGDKAHSMHFDNAKVKALVPEYQATVTFAHGAGEIVDWYLADASRQRLDPDLDAAFDRLVDHARSAV